AGATTGGTCTTTCCGAACTTGAGGTGGTCGTGGGTGGTGCGGACCGCCCTCTCCACGTCCTCGTCCTTTAGTGCCTGGACGATTTCCTTGTGATAATCCAAGGACGTCTCGATGTCCTTCTGGGTGGTCAAAACCGACACCCCTACGGTGTGAAATCTCTGCCTGACCTGTAGGATGGCCTCCAGAATGGCCCTGTTGCCGTAGAGCTGGAGAAAAAAGTCGTGAAAACGGCTGTCCGCCTTGAGATACTGATCAAGATCTCCGGCGGCGCAGGCCCTCCCCTGCTCGGCGATAAGCCTATCCAGAGTCCTGAAATGGTCCTCGGTCAGCTTGTCCGCCAGGTTTCGGACGACGAACTCCTCTATTGCCATCCTCATGTCGTAGATCTCCCTGGCCTCCACCACCGAAACGGTGTTTATGACCGCCCCTCTG
This genomic interval from Dethiosulfovibrio salsuginis contains the following:
- a CDS encoding GntR family transcriptional regulator, whose translation is MRSRKKDQAYQAIKRMILSKEITEDHCLSENSLAQMLDMSRTPVREALLKLQSEGFITVIPNRGAVINTVSVVEAREIYDMRMAIEEFVVRNLADKLTEDHFRTLDRLIAEQGRACAAGDLDQYLKADSRFHDFFLQLYGNRAILEAILQVRQRFHTVGVSVLTTQKDIETSLDYHKEIVQALKDEDVERAVRTTHDHLKFGKTNLLK